GGTGTTCTATTCCGGGCACGGCGTGCAGGTTAAAGGCGACAACTATCTCCTGCCGGTCTCGGCCAGGATCGAGGACGAGCTCGACCTCGACACCCAGAGCCTGTCGCTGAGCAAGCTGCGCCAGCTCGTCGACGGCGCCGCGCCCAAGGTGCAGATCCTGATCCTCGATGCATGCCGCGACAATCCGCTCGCCCGCCAGCTCGTGCGCGGGGGTGGCACACGCGGCCTGGCGCGCATCGACCTCGACCCTTCCTCGAGCGGCACGCTCATCGCCTACTCCACCGCGCCCGGCGCGGTGGCGCAGGACGGCAGTGGGCGCAATTCGCCCTTCACCCAGGCGCTGCTCGCCCATATCGAGACCCCGAACCTCGACATCCGCCAGATGTTCGGCGAAGTCCGGGCCGATGTCGACCGCACCACCCAGGGCGCCCAGCGCCCCTGGGTGGAGGAGGCGATCATCGGCTCCTTCGCCATGTCGGGCGCGGCCGGCCAGCCCGGCGCGGTCAAGGTGGTGGAGCAGCCCGCCCAGCCCGTGACGCCGGTGCAACCGCCGCCGCAGCCGGTGCAGCCGCCGCCCCAGCCCGTCCAGCCGCCGCCGGAGCAGCAGGCCAGCCTGCAGCCGGTGCCGATCCCCGAGGCGCCGCCGCGCCAGCAGCTGCGGGCGGTGCGCGAGTTCATCCTGCCCGATTCGGCCAGCCGCCGCCTGAGCTGGAACGACCTGTCCGGCTTCAATGCGGCGCAGCTGCGCGTCGCCCGCAACGAGATCTATGCGCGCCGCGGCCGCTTCATGAAGGACGCGCAGCTGCGCGCCTATTTCTCGCAGTTCTCCTGGTACCAGCCCTTCACCTGGGACGTGCAGCTCAGCGCGGTGGAGAAGGCCAATGTTGCCCTGATCCAGCAGGCGGAGGCGGCGCAGTGAGGCATCTTGCTCTGGCCGGCCTCGTCCTCGGCCTGCTCACGGCGCCGGCCGCCGCCGATCCCAGGCTCGATGCCCTGGTCGCCGCCTATCCCGATTTCGTCGCCGGCTACGACGCCAAGGACCTGATCCTGAAGAGCGGCCAGCGCATCCCGATCTCGGACGGGAAGACGAAGACGCCGGAGCAGCGCCTCGACGGCGCCGACATCGCCGACATGTTCGCCGTCGCCTATCCCCTCGGAGCGTCGAAGCCGCCCTCCGGCCCGGCGGACGATCCGGGACGGGCCCGGAACCGCGCCCTGTTCGACGCCATGTACGGCGATTGCAGCAAGGGCGGCGTGAAGCTCAAGACCATCGCCTGGCTGCCGCATCTCCACGGCGGCTCGCTGCAGGTCGTGGTCGCCAACGGCGTCGCCGACCGGCTCGAGGCGGTCTCGCGCGAGCTCGAGGCGCTGCCGGAAAAGCTGCAGCCCTACCTCAAGCCCTCGGCCGGCACCTACAATTGCCGCGCCATCGCCGGCACCAGCCGCATGAGCATGCACGCTTATGGCGCGGCCATCGACCTCAATGTCCGCTTCTCCGACTATTGGCGCTGGGGCGGGGCCAAGCGGGAGACCGACCCGGTGGTGTACAAGAACCGCATCCCGCAGGAGATCGTCGCGATCTTCGAAAAGCATGGCTTCATCTGGGGCGGCAAATGGTATCACTACGACACCATGCATTTCGAGTACCGCCCGGAAATCCTGGCGCTCGCCAGATAGTGGAAAGCCTTCATGCGCCGGTTGATGCTTCTGCGCCATGCCAAGTCCGACTGGCCGAAGGGCGTGTCCGACCGTGACCGTCCGCTCGGCCCGCGCGGGCGTCACGACGCGCCGCACATGGGCGAGGAGATGGCCCTGCGCGGGCTGAAGCCGGACCTCGCCGTGATCTCGACGGCGCAGCGCACCCGCGAGACCTGGGAGCTCGTCGCGCCCTGCCTCGGACCGGTGGAGCATCGGTTCGAGTCGGCGATCTACGAAGCCGAGCCCAAGGCCATCCTCGCCCTGATCCGCGCTATCGACGATGGCGTCGGCACGCTCCTGGTGATCGGCCACAATCCGGGCCTGGAGTTGACCGCCGCCCTGCTCATCGGCGGCGGCGCCGAGCGGCTGCGCGACCGGCTCGGCGAGAAATTCCCGACCGCGGCCCTGGCGGTGATCGAGTTCCACGAGGGTGGCTGGGCTGATATCGGCCAGGGCAGGGGCGAGCTGGCGCTGTTCCTGACGCCGCGCGATCTCGACTGAGGTGCTGAAGGCCAATTTCGCCCTTGCGATCAAGGTGAAGCAGGATATTCCGCATTATCTGGTCGAGCATCGCAAGTGGCCGAGGCCGTGCATCGCCACGACGGCGCGGACCGTGATGCGCCAGCTCCTCCTCGGCAATGCCCACCATCCCTCCGCGATGTGCGCCGCCGGCGATCGGAACCAGGCTCGGCGCGACACGGTTGACTGCCGCGCCGGCGCGCCGGATGAAGGCGTGCGGCGCAGGCCTCGCGCAATCGCGCCGGCATCGCCATATGGCGTCGTGTCCGCGTACCCGAAAGGATGAGCATCGCCCGATGCCCGGTTGGAGTTCCCTGGTCGACGAGGCCCTGATCGCCGCAAGGAGCATCGCCGACTATGCGGCAGGCACGCTCAATCCGACGCTGCGGCTCGGCGTCACCGGCCTGTCGCGGGCCGGCAAGACGGTGTTCATCACCGCCATGGTGCAGGCGCTGGTCGAGGGCGGGCGGCTGCCGGTGTTCCGGGCCCAGGCGGAGGGGCGCGTCGCCCGGGCCTCGCTGTCGCCGCAGCCCGACGACACCGTGCCGCGCTTCGACTACGAGACGCATCTCGCCGACCTCGTCGGCCCTGACCGCCGCTGGCCGGATTCGACCCGCCAGATCTCCGAGCTGCGCCTCACCATCGAGTTCCAGTCGGCACGCCGCTTCGGCTCGGCCATGTCGACCCTGACGCTCGACATCGTCGACTATCCCGGCGAGTGGCTGCTCGACCTGCCGCTCCTGCAGAAGTCCTATGCCGAATGGTCGGCCGAGACCCTGGCCGCCAGCCGCGCCGGCTCGCGCCCGGCCCTGGCGCGCGACTGGCACGGCCATCTCGCCGGCCTCGATCCGGACGGGCCGGCCGACGAGACGGCGGCGCGCATGGCCGCGCAGCTCTTCACTGCCTATCTCCGCGCCGGCCGCGACGAGCGCTACGCCCTCTCGACCCTGCCGCCCGGCCGCTTCCTGATGCCGGGCGACCTCGACGGCTCGCCGGCGCTCACCTTCGCGCCGCTCGACCTGTCTCCCGGCAGCGACGTACGGCCGGGCTCGCTGCGCGCCATGATGGAGCGGCGCTACGAGGCCTACAAGCAGAAGGTGGTGAAACCCTTCTTCGTCGAGCATTTCGCCCGGCTCGATCGCCAGGTCGTGCTGGTCGACGCCCTGGCCGCCTTCAATGCCGGGCCGCAGGCGGTGCGCGACCTGGAAACCGCTCTGGCCTCGGTGCTCTCCGCCTTCCGGGTCGGCGCCAATTCCTGGCTCTCGGCCCTGTTCCGTCCGCGGGTGCAGCGGATCCTGTTCGCCGCCACCAAGGCCGACCACCTGCACCATACCAGCCACGACCGGCTGGAGGCGATCCTGCGCCGCCTCGCCGACGCTGCCATCGAGCGGGCCGCCTTCGCCGGGGCCGCGGTCGACGTGGTGGCGCTCGCCTCGGTGCGCGCCACGCGCGAGGCGACGGTGAAGCAGGGGCGGGAGAGCCTGCCCTGCATCATCGGCACGCCGGTGGCCGGCGAGCGCTCGCCGACCGAGGTGTTCGACGGCACGGCCGAGATCGCCGTCTTCCCCGGCGAGCTGCCCGCCGATCCCCAGGCGATCTTCTCGGAGGCCACCTTTGCCGGGCTGGAGAGCGGCGTGGGCGAGCGCGTCGACTACCGCTTCATCCGCTTCCGTCCGCCGCTGGTGGAGCCGGGCCGGGTGCTGCCGCATATCCGGCTCGACCGGGCGCTGGAATTCCTGATCGGCGACAAGCTGGCGTGAGGGGCGATCCATGACCGACGAACGCCGCGGGCCCCGCGCCTTCCGTCTCGACGATCCCCGGGTCGTGGTCGCCGATCCCGGCCTCGAGGCCCCGTCGCCGCGCCCGCGCGGCGCGGTGGTGGTGACGCCGGAGCCGGACAGCGCCGTCGAAGGCGCCGCAGCCCCGCCGCCCGTGCCGCGCCGCCGTTCGCGCTGGGGCGCCCTGTTCTGGAGCGCCGCCGGCGGCCTGGTGTCGCTGGCGGTCGGCCTGTCGGTGACCCGGCTGATCGATGACCTCTTCTCCTATGCCGACTGGCTCGGCTGGCTCGGCGCCGCGCTGGCGGCGCTCGCGGCCGTCGCCTTCCTCGCCATCGCCCTGCGCGAGGCCGCCGGCCTGATGCGGCTGGCGCGCATCGAAGGGCTGCACGACCGGGCGGTGGCCGCCATCGCCGCCGACGACCGCGACCTCGCGCGCAAGCTCACCGGCGATCTGGTGGCGCTCTACCGCGCCGACCCGCGCACGGCCCGGGCCCGCGCCGTGGTCGAATCCGCGGCGCGCGAGATCGTCGACGGCGCCGATCTCGTGCGCGTCGCCGAACGCGAGCTCATGGCTCCGCTCGATGCCGAGGCGCGTCGCCTGGTGGCCGACGCCGCCAAGCGCGTCTCGCTGGTGACGGCGGTCAGCCCGCGCGCCCTGGTCGACATCCTGTTCGTCGCCGGCGAGACGCTGCGCTTGGTCCGCCGTCTCGCGGTGCTCTATGGCGGACGGCCCGGCGGGCTCGGCCTGCTGCGCCTGCTGCGCCACGCGCTCGGCAACCTCGCCGTCACCGGCGGCATGGCCGCCGGCGATTCGCTCCTCAGCCAGGCGCTCGGCCACGGTCTCGCCTCGCGCATCTCCGCCAAGCTCGGCGAGGGGGTGCTCAACGGCATCCTGATCGCCCGGCTCGGCCTCGCCGCCATCAGCGCCACGCGCCCGCTGCCCTTCGCCGCCCTGCCGCAGCCGAACGTCGCTGATGTGGCGGGCGGCCTGTTCGCCAAGGCGGGCAACGGCGCCGAGGCTCGCGAGCAGGACTGAGGGCGCGGGATCGGTGCATCCGGCCCTCCCGGCGTTCGGCGGGGCGGCAAAAACTGCCCGGCCGCCGGCGCTTTTTGCCGCCCCGCGCGCGGCTTCCGCCCTGCAAGCTCCTGATTCCATGCGAGAAAAATTCTGGCACGGCCCCTGCAGCGCGCCGCCCGGGCCAGCGCGCCGTGTCGGCGTGCTGCAGGGGAGTTGAGTGGGATGGGCATTTTCAGCGCCTTGTCGACGGCCGTCAGCGGGTTGAGGGCGCAGTCCTTCGCCCTGGAGAACATTTCCGGCAACATCGCGAACTCGCAGACCATCGGCTACAAGCGCAGCGACACCAGCTTCCTCGACCTGATCTCGGCCGACGGCCCCGCCGCCTACCAGACCGCCGGCTCGGTGCGGGCGCTGACGCGCTCCAGCAACAGCGTTCAGGGCAGCGTGCAGAACTCGGACATCGCCACCAACATGGCGATCAACGGCGACGGCTATTTCATCGTCGGTGCCAAGGCCGGCTCGGCCGGCGGCGGTCCGGTCTTCGGCGCGGAGAGCCTCTACACCCGCCGCGGCGACTTCTCCCTCGACAAGAGCGGCTATCTCGTCAACGGCGCCGGCTACTACCTCAAGGCCTTGCCGGTCGATCCGGCCACCGGCAGCCCGTCCTCCGGCATGCCCGTGCCGGTGCAACTCACCAAGTCCTTCCTGGCGGCCAAGCCGACGCAGACCATCACCTATCGCGCCAACCTGCCGCAGTTCCCGCTGACCTCGCAGGCCGATGCCAGCGTCCCCGGCAGCGAGCTGCTGCCGGCCGGGCTGATCGACGGCACCGGCCCCGCCGGCACCTCGATCAGCGGCGACGAGCAGTCCAGCTTCCTGTCCAATTCGATCTCGGGCGGGGCGGTCACCGCCTATGACGCCAACGGCAATCCGGTGAGCCTGCAGCTGCGCTGGGGCAAGGTATCGGACTCGCCGGCGACCTGGAACCTGTTCTACCAGTCCAACACCTCGGCGACCGGCACGGACACCGCCTACCAGAACGTCGGCACCACCTTCACCTTCGACAGCGCCGGGCAGCTGACGTCGCCGACCGGCGGCTCGGTGTCGCTCGCCGGCGTGTCGGTCAACGGGGTCGGCCTCGGCGACGTCACCATGAACCTCGGCGCCAAGGGGCTGACGCAATATGCCGACGCCGGCGGCGCCGTGCAGGTCAACGCCCTGACGCAGGACGGCTATGCCGCCGGCGAGGTGATCAGCGTCGGCGTCACCGACGGCGGCCACGTCGTCGCCAACTATTCCAACGGCCAGACGCTGGAGATCGCCCGGGTGGTGCTGGCCACGTTCAACGGCCAGGACTCGCTGCAGAAGCGCGACGGCGGCGCCTTCGCGGAGACGCTCGATTCCGGCCCGCCGATCCTCGGCGGCAGCGCCGAGATCACCGGCTCGGCCACCGAGGCCTCCAACACCGACATCGCCAGCGAGTTCTCCAAGCTGATCGTCACCCAGCAAGCCTATTCCGCCAACACCCGCATCGTCTCGACCGCGGACCAGATGATGCAGGAAGCCCTCGGCATGAAGCGCTGAGCCGGCGGTGCGTCCTGGGGCATGATCGCTTCGAATTGGATTTGATCATGCTCTCCATCTCTTTGTTCTTGCGCATTTTTCTTCACGTGAACCGAGTGCGGGTTCGCTTGGGAATGCTCTAGCGAGGTCGGACCATGAGCTTGTCGAGCGCCATGCTGTCGGCCCTGTCCGGGCTGCGGGCGACGCAATCGGGCATGGGGGTGGTCGCCAACAACGTCGCCAATGCCGACACCCCCAACTACACGCGCAAGGTCCAGACCCCGCAGGAGGTGGTGTCGGGCGGCGTCGGCACGGGCGTGCGCGCCGGAGATGTGTCGCGCGTCCTCGACACGCTGGTGCAGAAGCAGCTCTGGACCGAGACGGCCGGCGGCACCTATGCCGCCACCAAGGCCGACTACCACGCCCGTCTCGACACGCTGTTCGGCACGCCGGGCAGCAGCACCTCGCTCGACGGCATCTTCAACGCCTTCACCCAGTCGCTGCAGGCGCTGGCCGCGACGCCGGACAGCGCCACGGCCCGCACCGGGGTGCTGGGCAGCGCCCGGGCGCTGGCCCAGCAGCTCAACAGCGCCACCGATACCGTGCAGTCCCTGCGCAGCAGCGCCGAGGCGCAGCTCGCCCAGGCGGTGCAGGACGCCAACGCCGCCCTGGCCGGCCTCAAGAGCGTCAGCGACCGCATCGACCGGCTGTCGGGTTCCGGGCAGGCGCCGGCGGCGCTGCTCGACGAGCGTGACGGCTATATCGCGCAGCTTTCCTCCCTGATGGACATCAAGGTCGCGTCCGCGGGCGGCAACAAGATCACGGTCACCACGGCGTCCGGCGCCCCGCTGTTCGACGGCGAGCCGGCCACGCTGTCCTTCGACGGCCGCGGCGAGCTCGGCGCCCGCGACCTCTACAGCACCGACCCGACGCAGCGCGGCGTCGGCACGATCACGCTGACCCCGCCGGGCGGCGGCGCCGCCACCGACATGATCGCCGGCAAGCAGATCCGCTCGGGCACCATCGGCGCGCTGATCGAGCTCCGGGACGACACCCTGGTGCAGGCCCAGACCCAGCTCGACACCATCGCCGGGCAGATGTCGCTGGCGCTGTCCAACACCAACGTCGCCGGCACGGCCGCCACGTCGGGCGGGCAGGCCGGCTTCAGCCTTGATCTCTCCGGCCTGCAGCACGGCAACCCGCTGACCGTCTCCTATAGCGTCGGCGGCGTGGCGAAGCAGGCGGTGTTCGTCGAGGTCAGCCCCGACACGCCGTTGCCCCTTCCGGCCTCCGCCAATGGCGGCGCCTCGAACGTCACGGTTGTGGGCTATACCGGCGGCGCGGACGGGGCCCGCGCCGCCATTGCCGCCACGCTCGGCGCCGGCTTCACGGTGTCGGGAACCGGCTCGAGCGTCACGGTGCTCGACGACGGCGCCGCCGGCACGACCGACGTCACCGGCCTGTCCGCGTCGGTGACCTCGACGGCCCTGAGCGGGGCGGGGACGGCTCTGCCGCTGTTCGTCGACGGCAGCGGCGGCACGCTCTACACCGGCAGCTTCGACGGCGGCCTGTCGCAGCGCACGGGCCTGGCCGGGCGCATCGCCGTCAATGCGGGGCTGATCGCCGATCCCTCGCTGCTGGTGCAATACGATGCCGGCGTGCAGACCGGCGACGCCACGCGGCCGCAGGCCATCCTCGACGCCCTGACCAAGACGAGCATGGCGTTCCAGCCGGATACCGGCATCGGCGGCACCGGCAATCCCTATGCCGGCACGATCGGCTCCTTCACCCGGGCCGTGGTCGAGGCCCAGGGGCGCGCCGGCGAGGTCGCCAAGAACCTCAATGCCGGCCAGCAGGTGGTGGTGAACGCCCTGGCCGACAAGCTGTCGGCGAGCGCCGGCGTCAGCATCGACGCGGAGATGTCCAACCTCCTGACGCTGCAGAACGCCTATGCCGCCAATGCCCGCGTCATGTCCACCATCCAGGACATGATGAAGACCTTGATGAACATGTAGGAGTGACGCCCGTGCAGATCGGTTCCTCTTCGCTGCTCTCCGGCGCGCTCAGCCGCTCGATGAGCGACCTCAAGGCCTCGTTCAACACGCTGACCTGGCAGCTCTCCTCCGGCCAGGTGTCGCAGACCTATGGCGGGCTGGGTGCCGGCCGCTCGACCTCGCTGGCCATGCATGCCCAGATCAGCCAGCTGCAGGGCTATACCAACACGATCGCCAATGTCGACCTGCGCATCGGCACCGCCTCCACGGCGCTCACCCGGCTCAACACGCTGGCCTCCGAGCAGCGCTCGGGCACGACCCTCACCAACGCGACGATCGTCGCCGGCGGCCAGACGCAGGCCCAGATCGATGCGCGCTCGCGCCTGGACGAGGCCTTGTCCGTGCTCGGCACCGACGTCGCCGGCAGCTATCTCTTCGGCGGCCGGGCCACCGACAAGAACCCGGTGGCGAGCGCCGACACCATTCTCGACGGCGACGGCACGGCGCTCGGCCTGCGCGGCGTCATCGCCGAACGCCGGACGGCGGATATCGGCACGGTGAACCTCGATACGTCAGGCGCGGCCTCGGTCGGCCGGCTGAACGTCTCGGCCGCGGGCGGGAGCTCCTTCACCCTGGCCGAGGACGGCACCCACCCCTTCGGCTTCAAGCTCGTCGGCGGCTCGACCACCATGACGGGCGCGACCATCTCCACGCCGAGCGGCAGCCCGCCGTCGCAGACCGTCTCCCTCGGCGCGCAGCCGACCGACGGCCAGACGATCACCCTCACCATGGCCCTGCCGGACGGCACCACCACCGACGTCACGCTCACCGCCTCCGCCAACGCCTCGCCGGACGATTCCGGCCAGTTCCAGATCGGCGCCACGGCGGCGGAGACGGCGGCGAACCTGCGCAATGCGGTCCTCGGCCGGCTCGACACCGAATCGCAGACGACGCTCTCCGCCGCCTCCTCGGTGGTGGCGGCGCAGGAC
This is a stretch of genomic DNA from Labrys wisconsinensis. It encodes these proteins:
- a CDS encoding caspase family protein — encoded protein: MPRIALRLLFLMALAAFAGRAEAATKAALVIGNGAYQNVTRLANPVNDATDMAAALQRIGYAVTLVTDGDLSTMNNGLRSFLRDADHADAALVFYSGHGVQVKGDNYLLPVSARIEDELDLDTQSLSLSKLRQLVDGAAPKVQILILDACRDNPLARQLVRGGGTRGLARIDLDPSSSGTLIAYSTAPGAVAQDGSGRNSPFTQALLAHIETPNLDIRQMFGEVRADVDRTTQGAQRPWVEEAIIGSFAMSGAAGQPGAVKVVEQPAQPVTPVQPPPQPVQPPPQPVQPPPEQQASLQPVPIPEAPPRQQLRAVREFILPDSASRRLSWNDLSGFNAAQLRVARNEIYARRGRFMKDAQLRAYFSQFSWYQPFTWDVQLSAVEKANVALIQQAEAAQ
- a CDS encoding M15 family metallopeptidase encodes the protein MRHLALAGLVLGLLTAPAAADPRLDALVAAYPDFVAGYDAKDLILKSGQRIPISDGKTKTPEQRLDGADIADMFAVAYPLGASKPPSGPADDPGRARNRALFDAMYGDCSKGGVKLKTIAWLPHLHGGSLQVVVANGVADRLEAVSRELEALPEKLQPYLKPSAGTYNCRAIAGTSRMSMHAYGAAIDLNVRFSDYWRWGGAKRETDPVVYKNRIPQEIVAIFEKHGFIWGGKWYHYDTMHFEYRPEILALAR
- a CDS encoding SixA phosphatase family protein, with the protein product MRRLMLLRHAKSDWPKGVSDRDRPLGPRGRHDAPHMGEEMALRGLKPDLAVISTAQRTRETWELVAPCLGPVEHRFESAIYEAEPKAILALIRAIDDGVGTLLVIGHNPGLELTAALLIGGGAERLRDRLGEKFPTAALAVIEFHEGGWADIGQGRGELALFLTPRDLD
- a CDS encoding YcjX family protein, translating into MPGWSSLVDEALIAARSIADYAAGTLNPTLRLGVTGLSRAGKTVFITAMVQALVEGGRLPVFRAQAEGRVARASLSPQPDDTVPRFDYETHLADLVGPDRRWPDSTRQISELRLTIEFQSARRFGSAMSTLTLDIVDYPGEWLLDLPLLQKSYAEWSAETLAASRAGSRPALARDWHGHLAGLDPDGPADETAARMAAQLFTAYLRAGRDERYALSTLPPGRFLMPGDLDGSPALTFAPLDLSPGSDVRPGSLRAMMERRYEAYKQKVVKPFFVEHFARLDRQVVLVDALAAFNAGPQAVRDLETALASVLSAFRVGANSWLSALFRPRVQRILFAATKADHLHHTSHDRLEAILRRLADAAIERAAFAGAAVDVVALASVRATREATVKQGRESLPCIIGTPVAGERSPTEVFDGTAEIAVFPGELPADPQAIFSEATFAGLESGVGERVDYRFIRFRPPLVEPGRVLPHIRLDRALEFLIGDKLA
- a CDS encoding YcjF family protein; amino-acid sequence: MTDERRGPRAFRLDDPRVVVADPGLEAPSPRPRGAVVVTPEPDSAVEGAAAPPPVPRRRSRWGALFWSAAGGLVSLAVGLSVTRLIDDLFSYADWLGWLGAALAALAAVAFLAIALREAAGLMRLARIEGLHDRAVAAIAADDRDLARKLTGDLVALYRADPRTARARAVVESAAREIVDGADLVRVAERELMAPLDAEARRLVADAAKRVSLVTAVSPRALVDILFVAGETLRLVRRLAVLYGGRPGGLGLLRLLRHALGNLAVTGGMAAGDSLLSQALGHGLASRISAKLGEGVLNGILIARLGLAAISATRPLPFAALPQPNVADVAGGLFAKAGNGAEAREQD
- a CDS encoding flagellar hook protein FlgE, with amino-acid sequence MGIFSALSTAVSGLRAQSFALENISGNIANSQTIGYKRSDTSFLDLISADGPAAYQTAGSVRALTRSSNSVQGSVQNSDIATNMAINGDGYFIVGAKAGSAGGGPVFGAESLYTRRGDFSLDKSGYLVNGAGYYLKALPVDPATGSPSSGMPVPVQLTKSFLAAKPTQTITYRANLPQFPLTSQADASVPGSELLPAGLIDGTGPAGTSISGDEQSSFLSNSISGGAVTAYDANGNPVSLQLRWGKVSDSPATWNLFYQSNTSATGTDTAYQNVGTTFTFDSAGQLTSPTGGSVSLAGVSVNGVGLGDVTMNLGAKGLTQYADAGGAVQVNALTQDGYAAGEVISVGVTDGGHVVANYSNGQTLEIARVVLATFNGQDSLQKRDGGAFAETLDSGPPILGGSAEITGSATEASNTDIASEFSKLIVTQQAYSANTRIVSTADQMMQEALGMKR
- the flgK gene encoding flagellar hook-associated protein FlgK, whose protein sequence is MSLSSAMLSALSGLRATQSGMGVVANNVANADTPNYTRKVQTPQEVVSGGVGTGVRAGDVSRVLDTLVQKQLWTETAGGTYAATKADYHARLDTLFGTPGSSTSLDGIFNAFTQSLQALAATPDSATARTGVLGSARALAQQLNSATDTVQSLRSSAEAQLAQAVQDANAALAGLKSVSDRIDRLSGSGQAPAALLDERDGYIAQLSSLMDIKVASAGGNKITVTTASGAPLFDGEPATLSFDGRGELGARDLYSTDPTQRGVGTITLTPPGGGAATDMIAGKQIRSGTIGALIELRDDTLVQAQTQLDTIAGQMSLALSNTNVAGTAATSGGQAGFSLDLSGLQHGNPLTVSYSVGGVAKQAVFVEVSPDTPLPLPASANGGASNVTVVGYTGGADGARAAIAATLGAGFTVSGTGSSVTVLDDGAAGTTDVTGLSASVTSTALSGAGTALPLFVDGSGGTLYTGSFDGGLSQRTGLAGRIAVNAGLIADPSLLVQYDAGVQTGDATRPQAILDALTKTSMAFQPDTGIGGTGNPYAGTIGSFTRAVVEAQGRAGEVAKNLNAGQQVVVNALADKLSASAGVSIDAEMSNLLTLQNAYAANARVMSTIQDMMKTLMNM